One Bactrocera dorsalis isolate Fly_Bdor unplaced genomic scaffold, ASM2337382v1 BdCtg271, whole genome shotgun sequence genomic region harbors:
- the LOC105224531 gene encoding nucleolar protein 9: MESEVNGFAVDQNKKRQRKKKKNSRFLRNAKGFAKQGIYGRGTHIDDDQYNYFINILDAMKNGFEDVEEKVNMANNVFAQTNEQEIHLASNQIVCKVLESLIGFVDAENLERFFNVFADNFRPICSDRFASHVLQKMVEIAFLRALGKASLKNAGEADDNTNAADQPSAPKRLKTEVTAFSEESYNAESDFSADHRKQCSKFVDRVSKFLLNNLEDFVWDPCANHIMRTSILSLAGVHVAKVAFEKGGADMAKNRKLYNVPDEWLDVLKEFPQRLEMWPQFSDFPYQELSSALLGVICIALRATDKQLLKHFGKKILMEAFLKVEQSDEEKDKKIEILDDDEESSEKVEEVASKNAEGAEEEKPTVKLPKVFEYQSSVILLETLITIAGPKLLTQLYAMLFTGRLSLLAKEQLTNFAVQKLLQHIKEKEDFENVFNELVNDIEDLLKIGHTGVVETLVGACLRIGSKQAQSIVSLQTALHTPANDKQKVKSFFHCLIKLKPYEVTNADNSAFVHLHGSLIVQHILRFNKPIFLVNCILDTPAEQLVTIFNTPNGSHIVDAFLQSKYIGEKSREKFIRYMEGFYVDLATSKFGSRVVDSCFVAAQETQKARIVKELADKTNMLKSTPFGRLLYNKFRVETYRLSATQWKASFHANKEQRVDKLFKDIVN, translated from the exons ATGGAGTCCGAAGTTAATGGTTTTGCAGTCGACCAAAATAAAAAGCGTCAgaggaaaaagaagaaaaatagtaGATTTCTTCGAAATGCAAAGGGTTTTGCCAAACAAGGTATTTATGGTCGCGGTACCCACATTGATGATGATCAATACAATTActtcattaatattttggatGCAATGAAAAATGGATTCGAGGATGTCGAAGAAAAag TTAATATGGCTAACAACGTATTTGCACAAACGAATGAACAAGAGATTCATTTGGCATCCAATCAAATTGTGTGTAAAGTGCTCGAGTCGTTGATTGGGTTTGTGGACGCAGAAAATTTGGAACGTTTCTTTAATGTATTTGCTGATAATTTTCGGCCGATCTGTTCCGACCGCTTTGCATCACAcgttttacaaaaaatggttGAAATAGCCTTTTTGAGAGCTTTAGGAAAAGCGAGCCTAAAAAATGCAGGTGAAGCCGATGATAATACAAATGCAGCGGATCAACCATCTGCACCGAAACGGCTTAAAACTGAAGTGACAGCTTTTAGTGAAGAATCGTATAACGCTGAATCTGACTTTAGCGCTGACCACCGTAAGCAGTGCAGCAAGTTTGTCGATCGTGTGAGTAAATTCTTACTTAACAATTTGGAAGATTTCGTTTGGGACCCCTGTGCTAATCATATTATGAGAACTAGTATCCTCAGCTTGGCCGGTGTACATGTGGCAAAGGTTGCGTTCGAGAAGGGTGGTGCTGACATggcaaaaaatcgaaaactgtACAATGTACCAGATGAGTGGTTGGATGTGCTAAAGGAATTTCCACAACGATTAGAAATGTGGCCTCAATTCTCAGATTTTCCATACCAAGAACTATCCTCAGCTCTACTAGGAGTAATTTGTATTGCACTACGCGCAACAGACAAACaacttttgaaacattttggaaaaaaaatattaatggaaGCATTCCTTAAAGTTGAGCAAAGTGACGAAGAAAAGGAtaagaaaatagaaatattggACGACGACGAAGAGTCGTCGGAGAAAGTTGAGGAAGTTGCGAGTAAAAATGCCGAAGGCGCGGAAGAAGAAAAACCTACTGTTAAGTTACCAAAGGTTTTTGAATACCAATCATCCGTTATTTTATTGGAAACTTTGATCACTATAGCTGGTCCAAAATTATTGACTCAACTTTATGCAATGCTCTTTACTGGACGCTTATCCCTATTAGCTAAAGAACAATTAACTAATTTCGCCGTGCAAAAGCTTTTGCAACATATTAAAGAAAAGGAAGATTTTGAAAACGTGTTCAACGAACTAGTTAATGACATTGAAGATCTACTGAAAATTGGGCATACTGGTGTAGTAGAGACGCTTGTTGGCGCCTGTCTACGCATCGGTTCGAAACAAGCTCAAAGTATAGTATCGTTACAAACAGCGCTTCACACACCGGCGAACGATAagcaaaaagttaaaagtttcTTTCATTGTTTAATCAAATTGAAGCCGTATGAAGTAACAAATGCAGACAACAGCGCTTTCGTACATCTTCATGGCTCACTTATTgttcaacacattttgcgattcaatAAGCCTATTTTTTTGGTCAACTGTATATTGGACACACCTGCCGAACAACTAGTGACCATATTTAATACACCAAATGGTTCACATATCGTTGATGCGTTCCTGCAAAGTAAATATATAGGCGAGAAATCTCGAGAGAAGTTCATTAGATACATGGAGGGTTTTTATGTGGACTTAGCCACCTCTAAGTTCGGTTCACGAGTTGTGGACAGTTGCTTTGTGGCTGCACAAGAGACCCAGAAAGCGCGTATAGTAAAAGAACTAGCAGATAAAACAAACATGCTAAAGAGTACACCATTCGGTAGATTACTTTACAACAAATTCCGTGTTGAAACCTACAGACTGTCGGCGACGCAATGGAAAGCTAGCTTTCATGCGAATAAAGAGCAACGAGTTGATAAACTATTTAAGGACATTGTTAATTaa